Proteins encoded in a region of the Sulfurimonas marina genome:
- the ilvC gene encoding ketol-acid reductoisomerase: MALNVYYDKDCDINIIKGKTVAMIGFGSQGHAHAENLRDSGVNVVVGLRKGGSSWDKAAAKGFEVLTVAEASAKADVVMILLPDENQAEIYAAEIAPNLKSGATIAFGHGFSIHYGRIQPAADINVMMVAPKAPGHTVRSEFVKGGGIPDLIAIGSNPSGTTKELALSYASAIGGGRTGIIETTFKDETETDLFGEQAVLCGGVSALIQAGFETLTEAGYPEEMAYFECLHEMKLIVDLIFEGGIADMRYSISNTAEYGDMVSGPRVINAESKAAMKQVLTEIQNGQFAKDFVLEGQAGYPRMNAERNNLKAHPIEKTGARLREMMPWIKANKIVDQDKN, from the coding sequence ATGGCATTAAATGTATATTATGACAAAGATTGTGATATTAACATCATTAAAGGTAAAACTGTTGCGATGATCGGTTTCGGTTCTCAAGGTCACGCTCATGCTGAAAACTTAAGAGACAGCGGTGTTAACGTTGTTGTTGGTTTAAGAAAGGGTGGAAGCTCTTGGGATAAAGCTGCTGCAAAAGGTTTCGAAGTATTAACTGTTGCTGAAGCTTCTGCAAAAGCTGACGTAGTTATGATCCTTTTACCAGATGAAAACCAAGCTGAGATTTACGCTGCTGAGATCGCTCCAAACCTAAAATCTGGTGCTACAATTGCATTTGGTCACGGTTTCTCAATCCACTACGGAAGAATTCAACCAGCTGCTGATATCAACGTAATGATGGTAGCTCCAAAAGCACCTGGACATACTGTAAGAAGCGAATTTGTTAAAGGTGGTGGTATTCCTGACCTTATCGCTATCGGTTCTAACCCAAGCGGAACTACTAAAGAATTAGCACTTTCTTACGCTTCTGCTATCGGTGGTGGACGTACAGGTATTATTGAAACAACTTTCAAAGATGAAACTGAAACTGACCTTTTCGGTGAGCAAGCAGTTCTTTGTGGTGGTGTTTCTGCACTTATCCAAGCTGGTTTCGAAACTCTAACTGAAGCTGGTTACCCAGAAGAGATGGCTTACTTCGAGTGTTTACACGAGATGAAACTTATCGTTGATTTAATCTTCGAAGGTGGTATCGCTGATATGAGATACTCTATCTCTAACACTGCTGAGTATGGTGATATGGTTTCTGGACCACGTGTTATCAATGCTGAGTCTAAAGCTGCTATGAAACAAGTTCTTACAGAGATCCAAAACGGACAATTTGCTAAAGACTTCGTACTTGAAGGTCAAGCAGGTTACCCAAGAATGAACGCTGAAAGAAATAACTTAAAAGCACACCCAATTGAAAAAACTGGTGCAAGACTTCGTGAAATGATGCCTTGGATTAAAGCGAACAAAATCGTAGACCAAGACAAAAACTAA
- the bioD gene encoding dethiobiotin synthase, translating to MAKRIFITATNTDIGKTYTTKLLMQELASQGYKVGVIKPIETGVKDGVYPDGDALLTLLKQINPLAWSLDVENIVPISYELPAAPVIASHFGTIDYKKIDEAIKEQEAMCDILLIEGAGGLFVPVDEKIIMIDLIKVLNAQAVLVTHCSLGCISDTLVNKKALDDSGIKNEVLFNCRDEEKQSFKEISLPYFQKRDFDVFTTAEIEKLVAKIVEI from the coding sequence TTGGCAAAAAGAATTTTTATAACAGCGACAAATACAGATATCGGTAAGACATATACGACTAAACTTTTGATGCAAGAGTTAGCTAGTCAGGGCTATAAGGTTGGTGTTATTAAACCAATAGAGACAGGTGTAAAAGATGGAGTGTATCCGGATGGTGATGCACTGCTGACACTTTTAAAGCAAATAAATCCTCTTGCCTGGTCACTGGATGTTGAAAATATTGTTCCTATCTCTTACGAGCTTCCGGCTGCACCTGTGATCGCATCTCATTTTGGAACTATTGATTATAAAAAGATAGATGAAGCGATCAAAGAGCAAGAGGCTATGTGCGATATTTTACTAATCGAAGGAGCAGGCGGTTTATTTGTCCCTGTTGATGAGAAAATAATAATGATAGATCTTATTAAAGTACTTAATGCACAGGCAGTACTTGTGACACATTGTTCCCTTGGATGTATCAGCGATACCTTAGTTAACAAAAAAGCTTTAGATGATTCCGGGATAAAAAATGAAGTACTATTTAACTGTCGAGATGAAGAGAAACAAAGTTTTAAAGAGATCTCTTTGCCATATTTTCAAAAGAGAGATTTTGATGTTTTTACAACGGCAGAGATAGAAAAACTTGTTGCTAAAATAGTAGAGATTTAG
- a CDS encoding aspartate carbamoyltransferase catalytic subunit, whose protein sequence is MSHLIRTDDFSVDEIKALLADAKKFSDGRFERILKDKIIITLFFENSTRTKSSFEIAAKRLGADVVHLDVAKSSTKKGETLVDTAMNLDSMGPHAIIVRHQNAGVPKILSNHTKASILNAGDGAHAHPSQALLDLYTLTEHFGDVKGKKIAIVGDIKSSRVANSNIELLTRFGMEVILVAPPQFLPKTNLRSTHHLKDIIDEVDAIMSLRTQTERHSSQNYASLKDYASDFCITEELVGDRDIILLHPGPVHRNIDISDAMLDDPRCKVLEQVSNGVNIRMAILKKLIADK, encoded by the coding sequence ATGAGCCACTTAATCCGTACAGATGACTTTAGTGTAGATGAGATAAAAGCACTTTTAGCAGACGCTAAAAAGTTTAGCGATGGAAGATTTGAGCGAATCTTGAAAGATAAGATTATAATCACTCTCTTTTTTGAAAACTCAACACGTACAAAAAGCTCGTTTGAGATCGCTGCAAAGCGTTTAGGTGCAGACGTTGTCCATCTTGATGTTGCAAAATCTTCAACAAAAAAAGGGGAGACGCTTGTAGATACTGCTATGAATCTTGACTCGATGGGTCCACATGCAATCATCGTTCGTCATCAAAATGCAGGTGTACCGAAAATACTTTCAAACCATACAAAAGCATCTATTTTAAATGCGGGTGACGGTGCACACGCTCATCCATCTCAAGCACTGCTTGATCTATACACTTTAACAGAGCATTTCGGTGATGTTAAAGGGAAAAAGATTGCAATTGTGGGTGATATTAAAAGTTCACGTGTTGCAAACTCAAATATAGAGCTCTTAACACGCTTTGGGATGGAAGTTATCTTAGTAGCTCCGCCGCAGTTTTTACCTAAAACTAATTTACGTTCAACGCACCACCTCAAAGATATTATCGATGAAGTGGATGCTATTATGTCACTGCGAACTCAAACAGAGCGCCACTCTTCACAAAATTATGCGTCTTTAAAAGACTATGCAAGTGACTTCTGCATCACGGAAGAGTTAGTTGGCGATCGTGACATTATTCTTTTACACCCGGGACCGGTTCACAGAAACATTGATATCTCAGATGCAATGCTTGATGATCCTAGATGTAAAGTACTCGAGCAGGTAAGTAACGGCGTAAATATCCGTATGGCGATACTCAAAAAATTGATTGCCGATAAATAA
- a CDS encoding aminodeoxychorismate synthase component I, translated as MPFKELNAYGKRAEPFLFISDFKGEKVEVFPLDKLQKNNIEFSIEENYTYKQHPHFLKKTPIDFSNYKLKFDQVIENIKAGNTYILNLTQPTQVSIDLTLQEIYTLANAHYKLRYKDQFVCFSPEKFIQIKNNKIATFPMKGTIDASIEDAEEKILSNEKEMAEHIMIVDLLRNDLSIVAKDVRVEKFRYIDEIEAGEKKLLQVSSHISGELEENWQERIGDILEALLPAGSISGTPKKSTLELIEKIEGYERGHFSGVFGLFDGKSFDSGVMIRFIEKTPNGYLYKSGGGITLDSDAHSEYQEMLDKIYLP; from the coding sequence ATGCCATTTAAAGAGTTAAATGCTTATGGAAAAAGGGCTGAACCCTTTTTATTTATAAGCGACTTCAAAGGGGAAAAGGTAGAGGTTTTCCCTTTGGATAAGTTACAAAAAAATAATATAGAGTTTTCGATCGAAGAGAACTATACTTACAAACAACATCCCCATTTTTTAAAAAAAACACCTATAGATTTTAGCAACTATAAACTAAAGTTTGATCAGGTTATTGAAAATATCAAGGCCGGAAACACTTATATACTGAACTTGACACAACCGACACAGGTCTCGATAGATTTAACGCTGCAAGAGATCTATACACTTGCAAATGCTCATTATAAGCTGCGTTATAAAGATCAGTTTGTCTGTTTCTCTCCAGAGAAGTTTATACAGATAAAAAACAATAAAATAGCAACATTTCCTATGAAGGGGACTATTGATGCTTCTATTGAAGATGCTGAAGAGAAGATACTCTCCAATGAAAAAGAGATGGCTGAGCATATTATGATAGTTGATCTGCTTCGAAATGATCTCTCTATTGTGGCTAAAGATGTAAGAGTAGAGAAGTTCCGCTATATAGATGAGATAGAAGCAGGAGAGAAAAAGCTTTTACAAGTGAGTTCCCACATATCTGGAGAACTAGAGGAAAACTGGCAAGAGAGAATAGGGGATATTTTAGAAGCCTTGTTGCCGGCGGGAAGCATTAGCGGGACACCTAAGAAAAGCACACTGGAGCTGATTGAGAAGATAGAGGGGTATGAAAGGGGACATTTTAGCGGAGTTTTCGGTCTTTTTGACGGCAAAAGTTTTGACAGCGGTGTGATGATCCGCTTTATCGAAAAAACACCCAACGGATATCTCTATAAAAGCGGAGGTGGGATAACTCTTGATAGTGATGCTCACTCAGAGTATCAAGAGATGTTAGATAAAATTTATCTTCCCTGA
- a CDS encoding transaldolase: protein MYIEDLKFSLWADFIERDFLDNEFQELIDAKIVNGATSNPAIFKNAILNSPAYLTQLQELEDLEPKQKYEAVAIYDIQKAADIMRPLFDKGDDGYVSIEVDPHLCDDTEGTIEEGKRLFAAINRPNVMIKVPATDAGYGAMEALTAEGIPVNATLIFKKSQAIECAEAFKKGGEKHGSKVDTVISIFVSRVDRAIDKHLKEHGIEVALSGIYNSADIYNEIEAMQVPGCRTLFASTGVKDDSLPAHYYVEQLLAYNSVNTAPIDTIKAFHENGSKNKVLPIESQTIQAHFDKIADIGLDFDAVLTQQIEDGLEAFKDAFQEILGAL from the coding sequence ATGTACATAGAGGATTTGAAATTTTCACTTTGGGCAGATTTTATCGAAAGAGATTTTTTAGACAATGAATTTCAAGAGTTGATCGATGCCAAGATCGTTAACGGAGCGACTTCAAATCCTGCGATATTTAAAAATGCCATTTTAAACTCACCTGCATACCTTACACAACTACAAGAATTAGAAGATCTAGAACCAAAACAAAAATATGAAGCAGTAGCAATTTACGATATCCAAAAAGCTGCAGATATTATGAGACCGTTATTCGATAAAGGGGATGACGGTTATGTGAGTATAGAGGTTGATCCACATTTATGTGATGATACAGAGGGAACAATAGAAGAGGGAAAAAGACTTTTTGCTGCAATTAATCGTCCAAATGTAATGATAAAAGTTCCCGCTACTGATGCAGGGTATGGCGCTATGGAAGCTCTTACAGCTGAAGGTATACCTGTAAATGCAACACTAATCTTTAAGAAGTCTCAGGCTATTGAGTGTGCCGAGGCATTTAAAAAAGGTGGTGAAAAACACGGTTCAAAAGTAGATACGGTTATCAGTATATTTGTATCTCGTGTTGACAGAGCAATTGACAAGCATCTTAAAGAACACGGAATTGAAGTGGCTCTAAGCGGTATTTATAATTCGGCAGATATATATAATGAGATAGAAGCTATGCAGGTACCGGGATGCCGTACACTTTTTGCAAGTACAGGTGTAAAAGATGATTCTCTTCCTGCACATTATTATGTTGAACAGCTGCTTGCATATAATAGTGTAAATACTGCGCCGATAGATACAATTAAAGCATTTCATGAAAACGGCTCGAAAAATAAAGTACTTCCTATTGAATCACAAACAATTCAAGCACATTTTGATAAAATAGCTGATATCGGCTTAGATTTCGATGCTGTCTTGACACAGCAAATCGAGGATGGCTTAGAAGCATTTAAAGACGCATTTCAAGAAATATTGGGGGCATTATGA
- a CDS encoding type IV pilus twitching motility protein PilT — MNKNEVDVSKLTFEQLKKIRVHLKKMIEVGGSDLHIKANSVIRARINGEIKQFSGGILSKEDALTFAKELLKGRFAEFVEKKELDLVYPFDENNRFRVNIFFQMDGVSAVFRVIPVRIPSFEELHLPEIVRNFTKKERGLVLVTGVTGSGKSTTLAALINELNLNKKKHVITIEDPIEFVHKDRGCIINQRSVGQDTISFSNALRAALREDPDIILVGEMRDRETINLALHAADTGHLVFSTLHTLDAKETINRIIAQFPTDEQNRVRISLAGVLQGVISQRLVPAKDGGRRAALEILVRTPLIEKLIMEDRDVEIRDAIEAGKDHYKSQSFDQGILDLYNEGVITKDAALDYATSASDLELKISGLMSGKISSKNHDAMGESHEITMDDDVFDLKS, encoded by the coding sequence ATGAATAAGAATGAAGTAGATGTAAGCAAACTAACGTTTGAGCAGTTAAAAAAAATACGTGTTCATCTTAAAAAGATGATCGAAGTTGGGGGAAGTGACCTCCACATTAAAGCTAACTCCGTAATTCGTGCAAGAATTAACGGTGAGATTAAACAGTTCTCAGGTGGAATCTTATCTAAAGAGGATGCCCTTACATTCGCAAAAGAGTTACTCAAAGGAAGATTCGCAGAGTTTGTTGAGAAAAAAGAGCTTGACCTTGTATACCCTTTTGATGAAAACAACCGTTTCCGTGTAAATATTTTCTTTCAAATGGACGGGGTTTCGGCAGTCTTTCGTGTTATTCCTGTCCGTATTCCAAGTTTTGAAGAGTTGCATCTTCCTGAAATTGTTCGAAACTTTACAAAAAAAGAGCGTGGTCTTGTACTTGTAACGGGAGTTACCGGTTCTGGTAAATCAACAACTCTTGCAGCACTTATTAATGAGTTGAATCTTAATAAGAAAAAGCACGTTATTACAATTGAAGATCCAATTGAGTTCGTTCACAAAGATAGAGGGTGTATTATTAATCAGCGTTCGGTTGGACAAGATACGATCTCGTTTTCAAATGCACTTCGTGCCGCACTTCGTGAAGACCCCGATATTATTCTGGTCGGGGAGATGAGGGATAGAGAAACTATCAACTTGGCACTTCATGCTGCAGATACGGGGCACTTGGTTTTCTCAACACTGCACACACTTGATGCAAAAGAAACAATTAACCGTATTATTGCGCAGTTCCCGACAGATGAACAAAACCGTGTTAGGATCTCTTTAGCTGGTGTTTTACAAGGGGTAATATCACAACGTCTAGTCCCTGCCAAAGATGGTGGAAGACGTGCAGCACTAGAGATTCTTGTCCGTACACCGTTAATTGAAAAACTTATTATGGAAGATAGAGATGTTGAGATCCGTGATGCTATTGAAGCCGGTAAAGATCACTATAAATCGCAAAGTTTCGATCAGGGTATTTTAGACCTTTACAACGAAGGTGTAATTACAAAAGATGCTGCATTAGATTATGCAACAAGTGCATCTGACCTTGAACTTAAAATTTCAGGTTTAATGAGTGGAAAAATATCAAGTAAGAATCATGATGCTATGGGTGAATCTCATGAGATCACTATGGATGATGATGTATTTGATCTAAAATCTTAA
- a CDS encoding 50S ribosomal protein L25/general stress protein Ctc encodes MLEGIVRESTGKKSVKALRRDGYLIANIYGKGFENINAAFKENEYIRAVRNKESIAFPVKVGGNEMNVVVQSYESHAVTGKLLHVDLMVAQPGVETHYMVPVVAEGDAIGLKNKGMVFISKPRLRVKAKIEDLPNEIVVDVTPMDVGDARLIRDLPAIENVTFTDADRVAVLSVIKAK; translated from the coding sequence ATGTTAGAAGGTATAGTTAGAGAGAGTACTGGTAAGAAAAGTGTTAAAGCACTTCGCCGTGATGGTTATCTAATTGCAAATATTTACGGAAAAGGTTTTGAGAATATCAATGCTGCATTCAAAGAAAATGAATATATCCGTGCTGTTCGCAACAAAGAATCTATTGCATTCCCAGTAAAAGTTGGTGGAAATGAGATGAATGTTGTTGTTCAATCATATGAGTCTCACGCAGTTACAGGTAAACTATTACACGTTGATCTAATGGTAGCTCAACCAGGTGTTGAAACACACTACATGGTTCCAGTTGTAGCAGAAGGTGATGCTATCGGTCTTAAAAATAAAGGTATGGTTTTCATTTCTAAACCACGTCTTCGTGTAAAAGCTAAAATCGAAGATTTACCAAATGAAATCGTTGTTGACGTAACTCCTATGGATGTTGGTGATGCAAGACTTATTCGTGACCTTCCAGCAATCGAAAACGTAACTTTCACAGACGCTGACCGTGTAGCGGTTCTAAGTGTGATCAAAGCTAAATAA
- the pth gene encoding aminoacyl-tRNA hydrolase gives MLIVGLGNPGSDYEKTRHNIGFMVIDELRKRLSASKQSSSNFKGELFKFQNPVSLENHFLLKPLTYMNLSGESVIKVKNFYKIDKVVVIHDDLDLPFGTLRFKFGGGHGGHNGLKSIDAHISREYARVRMGIGKPEHKGEVASYVLSDFSPKEQEHLDEWIGHTADAIEFLLKNSLEDTSSQYAKKGSPC, from the coding sequence ATGCTTATAGTCGGACTAGGAAACCCTGGATCCGACTATGAAAAAACACGCCATAATATCGGTTTTATGGTAATTGACGAGCTAAGAAAAAGACTTAGTGCTTCTAAACAATCCTCTTCAAATTTTAAGGGTGAACTCTTTAAATTTCAAAACCCTGTTTCTTTAGAAAATCATTTTTTATTAAAACCACTTACATACATGAACCTTTCAGGGGAATCTGTTATAAAGGTAAAAAACTTTTACAAGATAGATAAAGTTGTTGTAATACATGATGATTTAGACCTCCCTTTTGGCACACTCCGTTTTAAATTCGGCGGTGGACACGGCGGACATAACGGCTTAAAGTCTATAGATGCTCATATCTCACGCGAATATGCACGAGTGAGAATGGGGATCGGCAAACCTGAACACAAAGGGGAGGTTGCTTCTTACGTTTTAAGCGATTTTTCACCTAAAGAACAAGAACACTTGGATGAGTGGATAGGACATACTGCAGATGCGATAGAGTTTTTACTAAAAAACTCTTTAGAAGATACAAGCTCGCAGTATGCTAAGAAAGGCTCACCTTGTTAG
- a CDS encoding LptF/LptG family permease, translating to MLAYKYIALHYLKYFSVILLALVLFMVGFDYMGNADALSKSANLVLIYLVYKTFFAIDMLLPISLVFGMIATKIYLIRSNALVSFYSLGYSRVDALKPFVVVASLIIFLFISLHAFTKFSRAQEYAYNIRVHGKYLNPSRDLFFIHKGQYIYFSKLLPIQEKALGIRVFEVNNGSLKSILTAKEAHYEDNFWRIKSADVITKPDDLSFGSSGISVTEEKELKILEDFRPKMLDQVYLGQVDFTISDAYEAYKLLSSQGVETSNIRGALYRIFIYPFFAPILIVIIFFLVPISVRFLNVSFFSFGAILSTLLVWGMLYMLIELSNHKTISSELGLIGPIFILLSIALWLWKKHRLST from the coding sequence TTGTTAGCCTATAAATATATAGCACTTCATTATCTTAAATATTTTTCAGTAATACTACTTGCATTAGTACTTTTTATGGTCGGTTTTGACTATATGGGAAATGCCGATGCACTCTCAAAATCAGCCAACCTTGTTCTGATTTACCTCGTGTATAAGACTTTCTTTGCGATCGATATGCTTTTGCCGATTTCACTTGTTTTTGGGATGATAGCAACTAAAATCTATCTTATCCGCTCAAACGCTTTGGTCTCTTTTTATTCATTGGGATATTCACGAGTAGATGCACTTAAACCCTTTGTGGTTGTGGCCTCTTTAATCATTTTTCTATTTATATCTTTACACGCATTTACGAAGTTTTCTCGGGCACAAGAGTATGCTTACAATATCCGTGTTCACGGCAAATATCTTAATCCAAGCCGTGACCTTTTCTTTATACATAAAGGGCAGTATATCTATTTTTCAAAACTTTTACCTATTCAGGAAAAAGCACTCGGTATTCGTGTTTTTGAGGTGAACAATGGTTCACTCAAGTCAATTTTGACTGCGAAAGAGGCACATTACGAAGATAATTTCTGGCGCATTAAAAGTGCAGATGTAATTACAAAACCGGATGATCTAAGCTTTGGATCGAGCGGAATAAGTGTTACAGAGGAAAAAGAGTTGAAAATTCTTGAAGACTTCAGACCTAAAATGCTTGATCAGGTTTATCTGGGGCAGGTTGATTTTACGATTTCCGATGCATATGAAGCGTACAAACTTTTGAGCTCCCAAGGTGTTGAAACAAGTAATATTCGTGGAGCACTTTACAGGATCTTTATCTATCCGTTTTTTGCACCGATTTTGATCGTAATAATTTTCTTTTTAGTACCTATCAGTGTCCGTTTTTTAAATGTATCATTCTTCTCTTTTGGAGCTATTCTATCGACACTCTTAGTATGGGGGATGTTATATATGCTGATAGAGCTTTCAAACCATAAAACAATATCGAGTGAACTGGGGCTTATCGGGCCTATTTTTATACTCCTTTCAATAGCCTTGTGGCTGTGGAAAAAACATCGTTTATCAACTTAG
- the lysA gene encoding diaminopimelate decarboxylase, whose protein sequence is MIDFKSLANEYQTPLYVYDFDYMKAQFDELKEAFRGRKSIIAYAVKANSNLSVVKHFAKMGSGADCVSIGEVRRALLAGIAPYKIIFSGVGKTDDEIREAIEKDILYINLESEAELGRVELVAKELGKQARISIRVNPNIDPKTHPYISTGLHDNKFGVDLNSAKRMYIKAKNSENLDPVGIHFHIGSQLTELDPIRESAEIVADLVRSLQALDIELKFFDIGGGLGVKYKDEETIKPYDYAQAILGTLTAMDMTILCEPGRFLTANAGYFLTKVLYEKQNGEKKFVVVDGAMNDLLRPSLYNAYHGIEAITDNTEDEREVDIVGPVCESGDFFAKDYKLPPLNHNDLLVVKSAGAYGFGMGSNYNTRGRSAEVAIEDGKARLIRRRESFEDLIALEQEFLEN, encoded by the coding sequence ATGATCGATTTTAAATCTTTGGCGAATGAGTATCAAACGCCTCTTTATGTGTATGATTTTGACTACATGAAAGCACAGTTCGATGAACTAAAAGAAGCTTTTCGTGGAAGAAAATCTATAATTGCATATGCTGTAAAAGCAAACTCAAATTTAAGTGTTGTAAAACATTTTGCAAAAATGGGCAGTGGAGCTGACTGTGTATCGATCGGTGAAGTACGTCGTGCATTATTAGCGGGAATTGCACCTTATAAAATTATCTTCTCAGGTGTCGGAAAAACTGACGATGAGATTCGTGAAGCAATTGAAAAAGATATCCTTTACATCAATCTTGAGAGTGAAGCGGAACTTGGACGTGTTGAACTTGTTGCTAAAGAGTTAGGTAAACAAGCACGTATCTCTATCCGTGTAAATCCAAACATTGACCCAAAAACACACCCGTATATCTCAACGGGACTTCATGACAACAAGTTTGGAGTAGATCTTAATTCTGCAAAAAGAATGTATATCAAAGCAAAAAATTCTGAGAATTTAGATCCTGTAGGTATTCACTTTCATATCGGTTCACAACTTACAGAACTTGATCCTATCCGTGAATCGGCTGAGATCGTAGCTGACTTGGTACGTTCACTACAAGCACTTGATATTGAACTGAAATTTTTTGATATCGGTGGCGGTTTAGGTGTTAAGTATAAAGATGAAGAGACAATCAAACCGTACGATTATGCACAAGCTATTTTAGGAACACTTACTGCAATGGATATGACAATCCTTTGTGAACCGGGGCGTTTCTTAACTGCTAATGCGGGATATTTTCTAACAAAAGTACTCTATGAAAAACAAAACGGTGAGAAAAAATTTGTAGTAGTTGACGGTGCAATGAATGACCTTCTGCGTCCATCACTTTACAATGCATATCACGGAATCGAAGCAATTACGGACAATACTGAAGATGAAAGAGAAGTTGATATCGTAGGACCTGTATGTGAAAGTGGTGACTTCTTTGCAAAAGATTATAAATTACCGCCGTTAAATCATAACGATTTACTTGTTGTAAAATCAGCAGGAGCATACGGTTTTGGTATGGGAAGTAACTACAATACTCGCGGAAGAAGTGCGGAAGTTGCTATTGAAGATGGAAAAGCAAGACTTATTCGTCGCAGAGAGAGCTTTGAAGACCTTATCGCTCTTGAACAAGAGTTCTTAGAAAACTAA
- a CDS encoding HAD-IIA family hydrolase — translation MYFIDVQGTLISDSDKSPIEGSREFINYLNTNQVPYMVITNNTKKASKDFYNYLQSIGFDFGFDKYLDPLMILEEKVEKEAVAAYGAQEFLNTLVSMGYKLDYENPKTVLVAIKEDFSADEYAQMIEFLLQGAKLVGMHETSIYAKNGKRYPGVGAVLKMLEFATSTSYEVVGKPSTAFYNESLQRLQKQESDAGFETVEIISDDVKGDLGGAKELGMKTLFVTSGKYQTADEIVPFLDENLRPDYIYKNMQDILDKHNLERE, via the coding sequence TTGTATTTTATAGATGTTCAAGGGACTTTGATTAGTGATAGTGATAAATCGCCTATAGAGGGCAGTAGAGAGTTTATCAACTATCTAAACACAAATCAAGTACCGTACATGGTTATCACGAACAATACAAAAAAAGCTTCTAAGGATTTTTATAACTATCTGCAATCAATCGGATTTGATTTTGGATTTGATAAGTATCTTGATCCGTTGATGATTTTAGAGGAAAAAGTTGAAAAAGAAGCTGTAGCTGCATATGGAGCGCAGGAGTTTTTAAATACTCTTGTATCTATGGGGTACAAACTTGATTATGAAAACCCTAAAACGGTTTTAGTTGCGATCAAAGAGGATTTCAGTGCTGATGAATATGCACAGATGATAGAGTTTTTACTTCAAGGTGCAAAACTTGTCGGAATGCATGAGACATCTATCTATGCAAAAAACGGAAAAAGATATCCGGGTGTCGGGGCAGTGCTTAAGATGCTGGAGTTTGCTACAAGTACATCATATGAAGTTGTAGGAAAACCAAGTACCGCTTTTTACAATGAATCTTTACAAAGATTACAAAAACAAGAAAGTGATGCCGGTTTTGAAACTGTTGAGATTATCAGTGATGATGTAAAAGGTGATCTCGGAGGTGCAAAAGAACTTGGAATGAAGACACTCTTTGTTACAAGCGGAAAGTACCAAACAGCTGATGAGATAGTACCGTTTTTAGATGAGAATTTACGACCTGATTATATCTATAAAAATATGCAGGATATTTTAGATAAGCACAATTTGGAGAGAGAATGA